A region of Trachemys scripta elegans isolate TJP31775 unplaced genomic scaffold, CAS_Tse_1.0 scaffold_34, whole genome shotgun sequence DNA encodes the following proteins:
- the ATXN2L gene encoding ataxin-2-like protein isoform X4: MLWCGRALPYPLPELAGLSHALSSPCKNEDQKACSFQPSWAGRSAHCNLSSAETSGLKFCGANRKFCILQWHRIPPGVTVGSPMAAGGWLLGHGAERLSSVVNMWGPPWQREAGSWGRGTVCSNGGCLQFELAVDAVHRKTPDQLVGPKREDIVDTMVFKPTDVMLVHFRNVDFNYATKDKFTDSAIAMNSKVNGEHKEKVLQRWEGGDSNSDDYDLESDMSNGWDPNEMFKFNEENYGVKTTYDSSLSSYTVPLEKDNSEEFRQREARAAQLAREIESSPQYRLRIAMENDDGRTEEEKHSSVQRQVSGRDSPSLASREGKYVPLPQRVREGSRGGVRCSSSRGGRPGVGSIPPRGSAHHPDSNSSPVPEQRGINGGPSRMSPKSQRPIRGAKTMSSPSSRPVEVSAAPPAVGRMYPPRSPKSASATPVSSQDSPVGSAVPAAPASPSEARTGLESSVSPTPPSPKVAAPVPATAVEGKEAPTSVAKDPGRTLEVTGPCELNKAASKAGLQNEQKRTQLEELRKFGAQFKLQPSSSPETSLESFSARPKEPLEGKEKSLEPGICEGPEEATTMSMVPKPSGTSLELLPESGKEEKGLCEVAEQQAASPPGKGEPEDKEEGPVSEQVKKSTLNPNAKEFNPSKTLLSVNKSTSTPTSPGPRAHSTPSIPVITAGQTGMYSPQYISYIPQIHMSPAVQAPQMYPYPVSSSVPGQQGKYRGAKGSLPPQRSDQHQPTSAPPIMQAAAAAGPPLVAATPYSSYISYNPQQFTGQPTMMQPMAHYPSQPVFAPMLQSNPRMMTSGSHPQAIVSSSTPQYPPSEQPTPQTLYATVHQSYPHHATQLHPHQPQPATTPTGNQQQAQHAAPSPVQHQAGQPPHLASAQQQQNLYHTATLTATPPSITPGPSAQSPQSSFPQQAVYAIHAHQQLQHGYTNMAHVTQAHVQTGITAAPPPHPGAPHPPQVMLLHPSQTHGGPPQGGVPQSGVPTLSASTPSPYTYIGHHQVSPIPAAPIPPPWKLKPRFLTVN; the protein is encoded by the exons ATGTTGTGGTGCGGCCGTGCCCTTCCTTACCCTTTGCCAGAGCTGGCTGGGTTGTCCCATGCACTCTCCAGTCCCTGCAAGAATGAGGATCAAAAAGCATGCAGCTTCCAACCCAGCTGGGCTGGGCGCTCTGCTCACTGCAATCTGAGCTCTGCAGAGACCAGTGGCCTGAAATTCTGcggggcaaacaggaaattctgcattctgcagtggcacagaattcccccaggagtaaccgtGGGGTCCCCCATGGCAGCGGGAGGCTGGCTCCTGGGACATGGCGCAGAGCGTCTGAGCTCTGTGGTGAACATGTGGGGTCCCCCATGGCAGCGGGAGGCCGGttcttggggcaggggcacagtGTGCAGTAATGGTGGCTGTTTGCAGTTTGAGCTTGCTGTGGATGCGGTGCACAGGAAGACCCCAGATCAGCTGGTGGGACCTAAGCGGGAGGACATTGTGGACACCATGGTCTTCAAGCCCACCGATGTCATGCTGGTGCATTTCCgtaatgttgatttcaattacgcCACCAAAG ACAAGTTCACGGACTCTGCCATCGCCATGAACTCCAAGGTTAACGGGGAGCACAAAGAGAAGGTGCTGCagcgctgggaaggaggggacagCAACAGTGACGACTACGACCTGGAGTCTGACATG TCTAATGGCTGGGATCCCAATGAGATGTTCAAGTTTAATGAAGAGAACTATGGCGTGAAGACAACGTACGACAGCAGTTTGTCCTCCTACAC CGTCCCTCTAGAGAAAGATAACTCAGAGGAGTTCCGGCAGCGGGAAGCCCGGGCGGCCCAGTTGGCCCGGGAGATTGAGTCGAGCCCCCAGTACCGCCTGCGCATTGCCATGGAGAATGACGACGGCCGGACGGAGGAGGAGAAACACAGCTCTGTGCAGAGGCAGGTGTCTGGCAGGGACAGCCCCAGCTTGGCCTCCAG GGAGGGCAAGTATGTCCCGCTGCCACAGCGCGTCAGAGAGGGCTCGCGAGGAGGCGTCCGGTGCAGCAGCTCCCGGGGTGGGAGGCCAGGGGTGGGGTCCATCCCTCCCCGGGGCAGTGCGCACCATCCAGACAGCAACTCTAGTCCTGTCCCGGAGCAGCGAGGGATCAATGGAG GACCCTCCCGAATGTCTCCGAAGTCCCAGCGTCCCATCCGGGGTGCCAAGACCATGTCTTCCCCGTCAAGCCGCCCTGTGGAGGTCTCGGCAGCTCCCCCTGCAG TGGGCCGCATGTACCCTCCTCGCTCTCCCAAGTCTGCCTCAGCCACTCCAGTCTCTTCCCAGGATTCTCCGGTGGGATCTGCCGTGCCAGCAGCACCCGCATCCCCGTCGGAGGCCAGAACTGGCCTGGAGTCGAGTGTttccccaacccccccttctcccaaaGTAGCCGCCCCCGTGCCGGCCACTGCTGTTGAGG GGAAAGAGGCTCCCACATCTGTGGCTAAAGATCCTGGCAGAACCTTGGAAGTGACGGGGCCATGTGAGCTCAACAAGGCAGCcagcaaag CAGGGCTGCAGAATGAGCAGAAGCGGACCCAGCTGGAGGAGCTGCGCAAGTTTGGGGCCCAGTTCAAG ctccagccGAGCAGTTCCCCAGAGACCAGCCTGGAGTCCTTCAGTGCCAGGCCCAAGGAGCCTCTGGAGGGCAAGGAGAAGTCCCTTGAGCCGGGCATCTGTGAGGGTCCTGAGGAGGCGACCACCATGAGCATGGTGCCAAAGCCCAGCGGGACCAGCCTAGAGCTGCTGCCGGAGAGTGGCAAAGAGGAGAAGGGTCTGTGTGAGGTGGCCGAGCAGCAGGCGGCCAGCCCCCCGGGCAAGGGCGAGCCCGAGGACAAAGAGGAGGGGCCTGTGTCTGA GCAAGTGAAGAAATCGACCCTGAATCCCAATGCCAAGGAGTTCAACCCCTCGAAAACGCTGCTTTCTGTG AACAAGTCAACGAGCACCCCCACGTCACCGGGCCCTCGTGCCCATTCCACTCCCTCCATCCCAGTGATCACGGCCGGCCAGACGGGCATGTACAGCCCCCAGTACATTTCCTACATACCTCAGATCCACATGAGCCCTGCCGTccaa GCGCCCCAGATGTACCCATACCCTGTCTCCAGCTCAGTGCCTGGCCAGCAGGGCAAGTACCGAGGAGCCAAAG gttccctcccaccccagcgcTCCGACCAGCATCAGCCGACATCTGCACCCCCCATTATGCAGGCGGCAGCGGCGGCAGGGCCCCCCCTGGTAGCAGCTACGCCCTACTCCTCCTACATTTCCTATAACCCCCAGCAGTTCACGGGGCAGCCCACCATGATGCAGCCTATGGCGCACTACCCTTCTCAG CCTGTCTTTGCCCCGATGCTCCAGAGCAACCCCCGCATGATGACATCTGGCAGCCATCCCCAGGCCATTGTGTCGTCCTCCACGCCCCAATACCCCCCCTCGGAGCAGCCCACGCCCCAGACGCTCTATG CTACAGTTCATCAGTCCTATCCCCACCATGCGACACAGCTGCACCCCCACCAGCCTCAGCCAGCCACCACCCCGACAGGGAACCAACAGCAGGCGCAGcacgctgcccccagccccgtaCAG CACCAGGCTGGACAGCCGCCCCACCTGGCCagtgcccagcagcagcagaacctgTACCACACGGCCACGCTGACAGCCACGCCGCCCTCCATCACGCCAGGGCCCAGTGCCCAGTCCCCCCAGAGCAGCTTCCCACAGCAGGCTGTCTATGCCATCCACGCccaccagcagctgcagcacGGCTACACCAACATGGCCCATGTCACCCAG gCCCATGTCCAGACTGGAATAACAGCAgcaccgcccccccaccccggggcGCCTCATCCCCCCCAGGTCATGCTGCTCCACCCCTCGCAGACCCATGGGGGGCCCCCCCAAGGCGgcgtgccacagagcggggtgccCACCCTCTCAGCCTCCACACCATCTCCATACACCTATATAGGACACCATCAAg TCTCACccatcccagcagctcccattccaCCCCCCTGGAAACTGAAGCCTCGATTCCTGACTGTGAACTGA
- the ATXN2L gene encoding ataxin-2-like protein isoform X5, which translates to MLWCGRALPYPLPELAGLSHALSSPCKNEDQKACSFQPSWAGRSAHCNLSSAETSGLKFCGANRKFCILQWHRIPPGVTVGSPMAAGGWLLGHGAERLSSVVNMWGPPWQREAGSWGRGTVCSNGGCLQFELAVDAVHRKTPDQLVGPKREDIVDTMVFKPTDVMLVHFRNVDFNYATKDKFTDSAIAMNSKVNGEHKEKVLQRWEGGDSNSDDYDLESDMSNGWDPNEMFKFNEENYGVKTTYDSSLSSYTVPLEKDNSEEFRQREARAAQLAREIESSPQYRLRIAMENDDGRTEEEKHSSVQRQVSGRDSPSLASREGKYVPLPQRVREGSRGGVRCSSSRGGRPGVGSIPPRGSAHHPDSNSSPVPEQRGINGGPSRMSPKSQRPIRGAKTMSSPSSRPVEVSAAPPAVGRMYPPRSPKSASATPVSSQDSPVGSAVPAAPASPSEARTGLESSVSPTPPSPKVAAPVPATAVEGKEAPTSVAKDPGRTLEVTGPCELNKAASKAGLQNEQKRTQLEELRKFGAQFKLQPSSSPETSLESFSARPKEPLEGKEKSLEPGICEGPEEATTMSMVPKPSGTSLELLPESGKEEKGLCEVAEQQAASPPGKGEPEDKEEGPVSEQVKKSTLNPNAKEFNPSKTLLSVNKSTSTPTSPGPRAHSTPSIPVITAGQTGMYSPQYISYIPQIHMSPAVQAPQMYPYPVSSSVPGQQGKYRGAKGSLPPQRSDQHQPTSAPPIMQAAAAAGPPLVAATPYSSYISYNPQQFTGQPTMMQPMAHYPSQPVFAPMLQSNPRMMTSGSHPQAIVSSSTPQYPPSEQPTPQTLYATVHQSYPHHATQLHPHQPQPATTPTGNQQQAQHAAPSPVQHQAGQPPHLASAQQQQNLYHTATLTATPPSITPGPSAQSPQSSFPQQAVYAIHAHQQLQHGYTNMAHVTQAHVQTGITAAPPPHPGAPHPPQVMLLHPSQTHGGPPQGGVPQSGVPTLSASTPSPYTYIGHHQVQSHPSQQLPFHPPGN; encoded by the exons ATGTTGTGGTGCGGCCGTGCCCTTCCTTACCCTTTGCCAGAGCTGGCTGGGTTGTCCCATGCACTCTCCAGTCCCTGCAAGAATGAGGATCAAAAAGCATGCAGCTTCCAACCCAGCTGGGCTGGGCGCTCTGCTCACTGCAATCTGAGCTCTGCAGAGACCAGTGGCCTGAAATTCTGcggggcaaacaggaaattctgcattctgcagtggcacagaattcccccaggagtaaccgtGGGGTCCCCCATGGCAGCGGGAGGCTGGCTCCTGGGACATGGCGCAGAGCGTCTGAGCTCTGTGGTGAACATGTGGGGTCCCCCATGGCAGCGGGAGGCCGGttcttggggcaggggcacagtGTGCAGTAATGGTGGCTGTTTGCAGTTTGAGCTTGCTGTGGATGCGGTGCACAGGAAGACCCCAGATCAGCTGGTGGGACCTAAGCGGGAGGACATTGTGGACACCATGGTCTTCAAGCCCACCGATGTCATGCTGGTGCATTTCCgtaatgttgatttcaattacgcCACCAAAG ACAAGTTCACGGACTCTGCCATCGCCATGAACTCCAAGGTTAACGGGGAGCACAAAGAGAAGGTGCTGCagcgctgggaaggaggggacagCAACAGTGACGACTACGACCTGGAGTCTGACATG TCTAATGGCTGGGATCCCAATGAGATGTTCAAGTTTAATGAAGAGAACTATGGCGTGAAGACAACGTACGACAGCAGTTTGTCCTCCTACAC CGTCCCTCTAGAGAAAGATAACTCAGAGGAGTTCCGGCAGCGGGAAGCCCGGGCGGCCCAGTTGGCCCGGGAGATTGAGTCGAGCCCCCAGTACCGCCTGCGCATTGCCATGGAGAATGACGACGGCCGGACGGAGGAGGAGAAACACAGCTCTGTGCAGAGGCAGGTGTCTGGCAGGGACAGCCCCAGCTTGGCCTCCAG GGAGGGCAAGTATGTCCCGCTGCCACAGCGCGTCAGAGAGGGCTCGCGAGGAGGCGTCCGGTGCAGCAGCTCCCGGGGTGGGAGGCCAGGGGTGGGGTCCATCCCTCCCCGGGGCAGTGCGCACCATCCAGACAGCAACTCTAGTCCTGTCCCGGAGCAGCGAGGGATCAATGGAG GACCCTCCCGAATGTCTCCGAAGTCCCAGCGTCCCATCCGGGGTGCCAAGACCATGTCTTCCCCGTCAAGCCGCCCTGTGGAGGTCTCGGCAGCTCCCCCTGCAG TGGGCCGCATGTACCCTCCTCGCTCTCCCAAGTCTGCCTCAGCCACTCCAGTCTCTTCCCAGGATTCTCCGGTGGGATCTGCCGTGCCAGCAGCACCCGCATCCCCGTCGGAGGCCAGAACTGGCCTGGAGTCGAGTGTttccccaacccccccttctcccaaaGTAGCCGCCCCCGTGCCGGCCACTGCTGTTGAGG GGAAAGAGGCTCCCACATCTGTGGCTAAAGATCCTGGCAGAACCTTGGAAGTGACGGGGCCATGTGAGCTCAACAAGGCAGCcagcaaag CAGGGCTGCAGAATGAGCAGAAGCGGACCCAGCTGGAGGAGCTGCGCAAGTTTGGGGCCCAGTTCAAG ctccagccGAGCAGTTCCCCAGAGACCAGCCTGGAGTCCTTCAGTGCCAGGCCCAAGGAGCCTCTGGAGGGCAAGGAGAAGTCCCTTGAGCCGGGCATCTGTGAGGGTCCTGAGGAGGCGACCACCATGAGCATGGTGCCAAAGCCCAGCGGGACCAGCCTAGAGCTGCTGCCGGAGAGTGGCAAAGAGGAGAAGGGTCTGTGTGAGGTGGCCGAGCAGCAGGCGGCCAGCCCCCCGGGCAAGGGCGAGCCCGAGGACAAAGAGGAGGGGCCTGTGTCTGA GCAAGTGAAGAAATCGACCCTGAATCCCAATGCCAAGGAGTTCAACCCCTCGAAAACGCTGCTTTCTGTG AACAAGTCAACGAGCACCCCCACGTCACCGGGCCCTCGTGCCCATTCCACTCCCTCCATCCCAGTGATCACGGCCGGCCAGACGGGCATGTACAGCCCCCAGTACATTTCCTACATACCTCAGATCCACATGAGCCCTGCCGTccaa GCGCCCCAGATGTACCCATACCCTGTCTCCAGCTCAGTGCCTGGCCAGCAGGGCAAGTACCGAGGAGCCAAAG gttccctcccaccccagcgcTCCGACCAGCATCAGCCGACATCTGCACCCCCCATTATGCAGGCGGCAGCGGCGGCAGGGCCCCCCCTGGTAGCAGCTACGCCCTACTCCTCCTACATTTCCTATAACCCCCAGCAGTTCACGGGGCAGCCCACCATGATGCAGCCTATGGCGCACTACCCTTCTCAG CCTGTCTTTGCCCCGATGCTCCAGAGCAACCCCCGCATGATGACATCTGGCAGCCATCCCCAGGCCATTGTGTCGTCCTCCACGCCCCAATACCCCCCCTCGGAGCAGCCCACGCCCCAGACGCTCTATG CTACAGTTCATCAGTCCTATCCCCACCATGCGACACAGCTGCACCCCCACCAGCCTCAGCCAGCCACCACCCCGACAGGGAACCAACAGCAGGCGCAGcacgctgcccccagccccgtaCAG CACCAGGCTGGACAGCCGCCCCACCTGGCCagtgcccagcagcagcagaacctgTACCACACGGCCACGCTGACAGCCACGCCGCCCTCCATCACGCCAGGGCCCAGTGCCCAGTCCCCCCAGAGCAGCTTCCCACAGCAGGCTGTCTATGCCATCCACGCccaccagcagctgcagcacGGCTACACCAACATGGCCCATGTCACCCAG gCCCATGTCCAGACTGGAATAACAGCAgcaccgcccccccaccccggggcGCCTCATCCCCCCCAGGTCATGCTGCTCCACCCCTCGCAGACCCATGGGGGGCCCCCCCAAGGCGgcgtgccacagagcggggtgccCACCCTCTCAGCCTCCACACCATCTCCATACACCTATATAGGACACCATCAAg TTCAGTCTCACccatcccagcagctcccattccaCCCCCCTGGAAACTGA